The following proteins come from a genomic window of Nitratidesulfovibrio sp.:
- the aat gene encoding leucyl/phenylalanyl-tRNA--protein transferase: MNVRVLGRMTGDGSDFPDPAAAPPEGLLAVGGDLSPARLVAAYMRGIFPWYDRGTPILWWSPDPRCTLLPDELHVQRSLARRIRADAFEVTFDKAFALVIRRCAATPREGQRGTWLVPAMINAYEALHRLGIAHSAEAWQDGRLVGGLYGVALGGVFYGESMFHLVPDASKVAFTWLAAWLRHAGCSLIDCQQTTPHMVRFGARELPRPEFLARLAEGVRGALRLADGSEARCPEISELPARPLLPGPDAPWKHAPNVKPAGYWRVPAGFRPL, from the coding sequence ATGAACGTGCGCGTGCTGGGCCGGATGACCGGGGACGGTTCCGATTTTCCCGATCCGGCCGCCGCACCGCCCGAGGGGTTGCTGGCCGTGGGGGGCGACCTTTCGCCCGCCCGGCTGGTTGCCGCGTACATGCGCGGCATCTTTCCGTGGTACGACCGGGGCACGCCCATCCTGTGGTGGTCACCCGATCCGCGCTGCACGTTGCTGCCGGACGAGTTGCACGTGCAGCGCAGCCTTGCGCGGCGCATCCGCGCCGATGCCTTCGAGGTCACCTTCGACAAGGCCTTCGCGCTGGTCATCCGGCGCTGCGCGGCCACCCCCAGGGAAGGGCAGCGCGGCACCTGGCTGGTGCCCGCCATGATCAACGCCTACGAGGCGCTGCACCGTCTGGGCATCGCCCATTCGGCGGAGGCGTGGCAGGACGGCAGGCTGGTGGGCGGGCTGTACGGGGTGGCCCTGGGCGGGGTGTTCTACGGCGAATCCATGTTCCACTTGGTGCCCGATGCCTCCAAGGTGGCGTTCACCTGGCTGGCTGCCTGGCTGCGCCATGCGGGGTGCAGCCTCATAGACTGCCAGCAGACCACGCCGCACATGGTGCGCTTTGGCGCGCGCGAATTGCCGCGTCCGGAATTCCTGGCCCGGCTGGCCGAAGGGGTGCGCGGCGCGCTGCGCCTGGCAGACGGCAGCGAGGCGCGCTGCCCGGAAATTTCGGAGCTGCCCGCGCGGCCACTGCTGCCGGGGCCGGATGCCCCGTGGAAACATGCGCCCAACGTGAAACCGGCCGGGTACTGGCGTGTACCGGCCGGTTTCAGACCCTTGTAA
- the uvrB gene encoding excinuclease ABC subunit UvrB → MTQSPFILHTEYEPRGDQPEAIGQIVSNIEAGVTDQVLLGVTGSGKTFTMAQVIARCGRPALVLAPNKTLAAQLYNEFRQLFPENAVEYFVSYYDYYQPEAYVPSSDTYIEKDSSINDNIDKLRHAATHALLTRRDVVIVASVSCIYGLGSPEYYAKLVIPVETGQRLSMDSLITRLVEVQYERNDYDFHRGTFRVRGDVLEIIPAYHHERALRIEFFGDDIDAINEIDPLTGQVLASVGKTVIYPASHYVSDRDNLVRAISDIRDELGERLRELKGGNRLVEAQRLEQRTMLDLEMMEEMGYCNGVENYSRHLDGRKAGDPPSCLLDYFPDDFLLFVDESHITVSQVGAMYKGDRSRKSTLVDYGFRLPSALDNRPLEFHEFLARLNQAIYVSATPGKWELDRSQGIVAEQIIRPTGLVDPITEVRPTKGQVDDLLGECRLRAARGERVLVTTLTKRMAEDLTEYFNEMGVAARYLHSDIDTMERMAIIQALRRKEFDVLVGINLLREGLDIPEVSLVSILDADKEGFLRSMGSLIQTFGRAARNVEGRVLMYADVVTRSMQAAMDETARRRERQIGYNEAHHIVPATIRKAVETPFDAIYAEAAEAKGRKGAAQAAETFAPWSSDPHELAKQIQQLEREMREAAKELEFERAAELRDRIRLLREHLLGADGAG, encoded by the coding sequence ATGACCCAATCCCCGTTCATCCTGCACACCGAGTACGAACCGCGCGGCGACCAGCCGGAAGCCATCGGCCAGATCGTCTCCAACATCGAGGCGGGCGTGACGGATCAGGTACTGCTGGGCGTCACCGGTTCCGGCAAGACCTTCACCATGGCCCAGGTCATTGCCCGCTGCGGCAGGCCCGCCCTGGTGCTGGCCCCCAACAAGACCCTGGCCGCCCAGTTGTACAACGAATTCCGCCAGCTGTTTCCGGAAAACGCGGTGGAATACTTCGTCAGCTATTACGACTACTACCAGCCGGAAGCCTACGTGCCGTCGTCGGACACGTACATCGAGAAGGATTCGTCCATCAACGACAACATCGACAAGCTGCGCCACGCGGCCACCCACGCGCTGCTCACCCGGCGCGACGTTGTCATCGTGGCCTCGGTGTCGTGCATCTACGGCCTGGGTTCGCCGGAATACTACGCCAAGCTGGTCATCCCCGTGGAGACGGGGCAGCGGCTGTCCATGGATTCGCTGATCACCCGGCTGGTGGAAGTGCAGTACGAGCGCAACGACTACGACTTTCATCGCGGCACCTTCCGGGTGCGCGGCGACGTGCTGGAAATCATCCCCGCCTACCACCACGAACGGGCGCTGCGCATCGAATTCTTCGGTGACGACATCGACGCCATCAACGAGATCGACCCGCTCACCGGGCAGGTGCTGGCCTCCGTGGGCAAGACGGTCATCTACCCCGCCAGCCACTATGTGTCCGACCGCGACAACCTGGTGCGCGCCATTTCCGACATCCGCGACGAATTGGGCGAGCGCCTGCGCGAACTGAAAGGCGGCAACCGCCTGGTGGAGGCGCAGCGGCTGGAGCAGCGCACCATGCTCGACCTCGAAATGATGGAGGAAATGGGCTACTGCAACGGGGTCGAAAACTATTCGCGCCATCTGGATGGCCGCAAGGCGGGCGACCCGCCATCGTGCCTGCTGGACTACTTTCCCGACGACTTCCTGCTGTTCGTGGACGAATCGCACATCACCGTCTCGCAGGTGGGGGCCATGTACAAGGGCGACCGGTCGCGCAAGTCCACCCTGGTGGACTACGGGTTCCGCCTGCCCTCGGCACTGGACAACCGCCCGCTGGAATTCCACGAATTCCTGGCCCGGCTGAACCAGGCCATCTATGTTTCCGCCACGCCGGGCAAATGGGAGCTGGACCGCTCGCAGGGCATCGTGGCCGAGCAGATCATCCGGCCCACCGGCCTTGTCGACCCCATCACGGAAGTGCGACCGACAAAGGGGCAGGTGGATGACCTTCTGGGCGAATGCCGCCTGCGCGCCGCGCGCGGCGAGCGGGTGCTGGTGACCACCCTTACCAAGCGCATGGCAGAAGACCTGACCGAATACTTCAACGAGATGGGCGTGGCCGCCCGCTACCTGCATTCCGACATCGACACCATGGAGCGCATGGCCATCATCCAGGCGTTGCGCCGCAAGGAATTCGACGTGCTGGTGGGCATCAACCTGCTGCGTGAAGGTCTTGATATCCCGGAAGTTTCTCTGGTATCTATCCTTGATGCGGACAAGGAGGGCTTTCTGCGCTCCATGGGTTCGCTCATCCAGACCTTTGGCCGCGCCGCGCGCAACGTCGAAGGCCGGGTGCTGATGTACGCGGACGTGGTGACCCGCTCCATGCAGGCCGCCATGGACGAGACGGCCCGGCGGCGCGAACGGCAGATCGGCTACAACGAGGCGCACCACATCGTGCCCGCCACCATCCGCAAGGCGGTGGAAACCCCGTTCGACGCCATCTATGCCGAAGCGGCAGAGGCCAAGGGCCGCAAGGGCGCGGCGCAGGCGGCGGAAACCTTTGCCCCGTGGTCCAGCGATCCGCACGAACTGGCAAAACAGATCCAGCAACTGGAACGCGAGATGCGCGAGGCCGCCAAGGAACTGGAATTCGAGCGGGCGGCGGAACTGCGCGACCGCATCCGGCTGCTGCGCGAACATCTGCTGGGGGCTGACGGCGCGGGCTAG
- a CDS encoding potassium channel protein, with translation MRQHPLITTYHRLRTRLGAWGPLVISQCTMLLVFASATWAYSHIEGWSLWDSFYMVVITLSTVGFQEVHPLSNTGRVLTTVLILTGVGNFAFILGAFSQLLVDGKLYKVLGRRRVLKTISSLRGHCIVCGYGRIGSVVARELMQEGVPIVVVENDPVAVERLENDGIVHLAGDATSDDVLNACNIGHARALVAALSLDSANVYVVLSARQMNPDMAIIARAGDASHIGKLQLAGADRVFLPHHLGGLRMAQSILRPTVTTFMELAHSKTDLNIQMEELTVGDASELAGKTLMASGIRQRFNLIVIGVKKPDGRMLFNPESTYELNPGDTLVTVGRPENFRQLQDIL, from the coding sequence ATGCGGCAACACCCGCTGATCACCACGTACCATCGGCTGCGTACCCGTCTTGGCGCGTGGGGGCCACTGGTCATCAGCCAGTGCACCATGCTGCTGGTGTTCGCCTCGGCAACCTGGGCCTACTCGCACATCGAGGGCTGGTCCCTGTGGGACAGCTTCTACATGGTGGTCATCACCCTTTCCACCGTGGGCTTCCAGGAGGTGCACCCCCTGTCCAACACGGGCCGGGTGCTGACCACGGTGCTGATTCTGACGGGTGTCGGCAACTTCGCCTTCATCCTCGGCGCGTTCTCGCAACTGCTGGTGGATGGCAAGCTTTACAAAGTGCTCGGGAGGCGCAGGGTGCTGAAGACCATATCGTCGCTACGCGGCCACTGCATCGTCTGCGGCTACGGCCGCATCGGCTCCGTGGTGGCCCGCGAACTGATGCAGGAAGGCGTGCCCATCGTGGTGGTGGAAAACGACCCCGTGGCCGTGGAACGGCTGGAAAACGACGGCATCGTGCACCTTGCGGGCGACGCCACCAGCGACGATGTGCTGAACGCCTGCAACATCGGGCATGCCCGGGCGCTGGTGGCCGCGCTGTCGCTGGATTCCGCCAACGTCTACGTGGTGCTCAGCGCGCGCCAGATGAACCCGGACATGGCCATCATCGCCCGCGCGGGCGATGCCTCGCACATCGGCAAGTTGCAACTGGCCGGGGCGGACAGGGTATTCCTGCCGCATCACCTTGGCGGGCTGCGCATGGCCCAGTCCATCTTGCGGCCCACGGTGACCACGTTCATGGAACTGGCCCACTCCAAGACCGACCTGAACATCCAGATGGAAGAACTGACCGTGGGCGATGCCTCCGAGCTGGCGGGCAAGACGCTGATGGCGTCGGGCATCCGGCAGCGCTTCAACCTCATCGTCATCGGGGTCAAGAAGCCCGACGGGCGCATGCTGTTCAACCCGGAATCCACGTATGAACTGAACCCCGGCGACACCCTGGTCACCGTGGGCAGGCCGGAGAACTTCCGGCAGTTGCAGGATATCCTGTGA